In Paracoccus sp. TOH, a single window of DNA contains:
- the argH gene encoding argininosuccinate lyase: MTEQPANTANQMWGGRFAAGPDAIMEAINASIGFDQRLYAQDIRGSRAHAAMLAAQGIISTSDAEAIGEGLLTVLSEIEAGGFPFSAALEDIHMNVESRLKALIGEPAGRLHTARSRNDQVATDFRLWVRDQCDAAITGLDALIRAALSQAEKGADWVMPGFTHLQTAQPVTWGHHMMAYVEMFGRDLSRFQDARRRMNESPLGAAALAGTGFPIDREATAKALGFDRPMANSLDAVSDRDFALEYLSSAAICAVHLSRLAEELVIWSSAQFRFVTMSDRFSTGSSIMPQKKNPDAAELIRAKIGRILGAAVALFVVMKGLPLAYSKDMQEDKEQVFDAADNLMLALAAMTGMLSDLTANKDRLEAAAGSGFSTATDLADWLVREAGLPFRDAHHVTGALVAMAEKQGVDLPELTLEQMRSVNPAITEDIYGVLGVHNSVASRISYGGTAPAQVRAQIARWQDKLGEKA; the protein is encoded by the coding sequence ATGACCGAGCAGCCCGCCAACACCGCCAACCAGATGTGGGGCGGACGTTTCGCCGCAGGCCCGGACGCGATCATGGAGGCGATCAACGCCTCGATCGGCTTCGACCAGCGGCTCTATGCCCAGGACATCCGGGGCAGCCGCGCCCATGCGGCGATGCTTGCCGCACAAGGCATCATCAGCACTAGCGATGCCGAGGCGATCGGGGAAGGGCTGCTCACGGTCTTGTCAGAGATCGAGGCGGGCGGCTTTCCCTTTTCGGCCGCGCTGGAAGACATCCACATGAACGTGGAATCGCGGCTGAAGGCGCTGATCGGCGAGCCGGCGGGGCGGCTGCATACGGCGCGGTCGCGCAACGACCAGGTGGCGACGGATTTCCGGCTCTGGGTGCGCGACCAGTGCGACGCGGCGATCACCGGGCTGGACGCCCTGATCCGCGCGGCTTTGTCGCAGGCGGAAAAGGGCGCGGATTGGGTGATGCCGGGCTTTACCCATCTGCAAACCGCGCAGCCGGTGACCTGGGGCCATCACATGATGGCCTATGTCGAGATGTTCGGCCGCGACCTGTCGCGCTTTCAGGACGCGCGCAGGCGGATGAACGAATCGCCCTTGGGCGCCGCCGCGCTGGCCGGGACGGGCTTCCCCATCGACCGCGAGGCGACGGCGAAGGCGCTGGGCTTCGACCGGCCGATGGCCAACAGCCTCGACGCGGTTAGCGACCGGGATTTCGCGCTGGAATACCTGTCCTCGGCGGCGATCTGCGCCGTTCACCTGTCGCGGCTGGCCGAAGAGCTGGTGATCTGGTCCTCGGCCCAGTTCCGCTTCGTGACCATGTCGGACCGCTTCTCGACCGGCTCCTCGATCATGCCGCAGAAGAAGAACCCCGACGCGGCCGAGCTGATCCGGGCCAAGATCGGCCGCATCCTTGGCGCCGCCGTGGCGCTGTTCGTGGTGATGAAGGGCCTGCCCTTGGCCTATTCCAAGGACATGCAGGAGGACAAGGAGCAGGTCTTCGACGCCGCCGACAACCTGATGCTGGCACTGGCGGCGATGACCGGGATGCTGTCGGACCTGACGGCGAACAAGGACCGGCTGGAGGCGGCGGCGGGTTCGGGCTTTTCCACCGCGACCGACCTGGCCGATTGGCTGGTGCGCGAGGCCGGGCTGCCCTTCCGCGACGCCCATCACGTCACCGGCGCGCTGGTGGCCATGGCCGAGAAGCAGGGCGTGGACCTGCCCGAGCTGACCTTGGAGCAGATGCGGTCGGTCAATCCGGCCATCACCGAAGACATTTACGGCGTGCTGGGCGTGCACAACTCGGTCGCCTCGCGCATCAGCTATGGCGGCACCGCGCCGGCGCAGGTCCGCGCCCAGATCGCCCGCTGGCAGGACAAACTGGGAGAGAAGGCATGA
- a CDS encoding TlpA disulfide reductase family protein, translating into MRWLVLYTAMILGANAGYAGEIDWQAAHDGGLAKLAQTDPTPVPATEFTDPEGGTHSLADWKGKVVLLNFWATWCAPCREEMPSLDALQAEMGGEDFEVVAIAAGHNPPPAVKKFLDEEKIANLPVRLDPRQKLAREMGVMGMPVTVLIDRDGNEIARLIGGADWSSDVAKALIRQATAP; encoded by the coding sequence ATGCGTTGGCTGGTTCTTTATACGGCGATGATCCTTGGTGCAAATGCCGGTTACGCGGGGGAAATCGACTGGCAGGCCGCGCATGACGGCGGGCTGGCGAAGCTGGCGCAAACCGACCCGACCCCGGTCCCGGCGACGGAATTCACCGATCCCGAGGGCGGCACGCACAGTCTGGCCGACTGGAAGGGCAAGGTGGTGCTCTTGAACTTCTGGGCGACCTGGTGCGCGCCCTGCCGCGAGGAGATGCCCTCGCTGGACGCCTTGCAGGCCGAGATGGGCGGCGAGGATTTCGAGGTGGTGGCCATCGCCGCCGGCCACAACCCGCCGCCGGCGGTGAAGAAATTCCTGGACGAGGAGAAGATCGCCAACCTGCCGGTGCGGCTGGACCCGCGCCAGAAGCTGGCGCGCGAGATGGGGGTGATGGGCATGCCGGTGACGGTGCTGATCGACCGCGACGGCAACGAGATCGCCCGGCTGATCGGCGGCGCCGACTGGTCCTCGGACGTGGCCAAGGCGCTTATCCGGCAGGCGACAGCGCCTTGA
- a CDS encoding DNA-3-methyladenine glycosylase I: MTERCAWCGTDPLYVAYHDEEWGVPEYDPRALWEKLVLDGFQAGLSWITILRKRDAFRETFEGFDPERVARWGEAEVAAALQNPGIIRHRGKIEAAVKGARLFLDIESSQGFSPFIWSFVGGRPVQNHFAGMAEVPTRTDQSDAMAKALKKRGFNFCGPVIAYAFMQACGLVNDHMTHCPCHGRIKALSPAG; the protein is encoded by the coding sequence ATGACCGAACGCTGTGCCTGGTGCGGGACCGACCCGCTTTATGTCGCCTATCACGACGAGGAATGGGGGGTGCCGGAATACGATCCCCGCGCGCTCTGGGAAAAGCTGGTGCTGGACGGCTTCCAGGCCGGGCTGAGCTGGATCACCATCCTGCGCAAGCGCGACGCCTTCCGCGAGACCTTCGAGGGCTTCGACCCCGAGCGCGTCGCCCGCTGGGGCGAGGCCGAGGTCGCGGCCGCGCTGCAGAACCCCGGCATCATCCGCCATCGCGGCAAGATCGAGGCCGCCGTCAAGGGCGCGCGGCTGTTTCTGGACATCGAATCGTCCCAGGGCTTCTCGCCCTTCATCTGGTCCTTCGTCGGCGGCCGTCCCGTGCAGAACCATTTCGCCGGCATGGCCGAGGTGCCGACCAGGACGGATCAGTCCGACGCCATGGCCAAGGCATTGAAAAAGCGTGGTTTCAACTTCTGCGGGCCGGTGATCGCCTATGCCTTCATGCAGGCCTGCGGGCTGGTCAACGACCACATGACCCATTGTCCCTGCCACGGCCGCATCAAGGCGCTGTCGCCTGCCGGATAA
- a CDS encoding EAL domain-containing protein, with product MTDTFDSPQEMGSPLDFAVEQQSRVTMATVRRAVSRGDAVLAYQPVVRADRPDHAAFHEGLIRIIDETGRIVPLRDFLPLAETTELGRQIDCLSLALGLKSLAEEPALRLSINMSARSIGYPAWLRTLREGIAGQDSLAERLILEITESSAMGMPEVVGRFMQELQSHGVSFALDDFGSGYTSFRYLRDFCFDMIKIDGQFIRDIAEQRDNQVLTRALQSIAHHFDMFTVAESVETADDAAFLIDMGIDCLQGYYFGAPTIVPPWRSPNAAARRS from the coding sequence ATGACCGACACGTTTGATTCGCCACAGGAAATGGGCTCTCCGCTGGATTTCGCGGTCGAACAGCAATCGCGCGTGACCATGGCCACGGTGCGCCGGGCGGTCTCGCGCGGCGATGCCGTGCTGGCCTATCAGCCGGTGGTGCGGGCGGACCGGCCCGACCATGCGGCCTTCCACGAAGGGCTGATCCGCATCATCGACGAAACCGGCCGCATCGTGCCGCTGCGCGACTTCCTGCCGCTGGCCGAGACCACCGAACTCGGCCGGCAGATCGACTGCCTGTCGCTGGCGCTCGGCCTGAAATCCCTGGCCGAGGAACCTGCGCTGCGGCTGTCGATCAACATGTCGGCGCGCTCCATCGGCTATCCGGCCTGGTTGCGTACCCTGCGCGAAGGCATCGCCGGGCAGGACAGCCTGGCGGAGCGGCTGATCCTCGAGATCACCGAAAGCTCGGCCATGGGCATGCCCGAGGTGGTCGGCCGTTTCATGCAGGAACTGCAATCCCACGGCGTCAGCTTCGCGCTGGACGACTTCGGCTCGGGCTATACCTCGTTCCGCTACCTGCGGGATTTCTGCTTCGACATGATCAAGATCGACGGGCAGTTCATTCGCGACATCGCCGAGCAGCGCGACAACCAGGTGCTGACCCGCGCCCTGCAATCCATCGCGCATCACTTCGACATGTTCACCGTGGCGGAATCGGTCGAGACGGCGGATGACGCGGCCTTCCTGATCGACATGGGCATCGACTGCCTGCAGGGCTATTACTTCGGCGCACCGACCATCGTGCCGCCATGGAGATCCCCGAATGCCGCCGCAAGGCGCAGCTGA
- a CDS encoding acetyl-CoA C-acetyltransferase yields MTKAVIVSAARTPVGSFLGSYANLPAHDLGAIVLKAIVERAGIDPSEVSETILGQVLTAAQGQNPGRQAHIKAGYPQGSAAWVINQVCGSGLRSVALAAQQVLLGDATVVAAGGQESMSLASHAAYIRAGQKMGDLKMLDTMIKDGLWDAFHDYHMGTTAENVATKWGITRAEQDEFAVASQNKAEAAQKAGKFADEIVPVTIKTRKGDTVVDADEYIRHGATLEAMQKLRPAFSKEGTVTAANASGLNDGAAAVLVMAEDEAARRGLTPLARIASYATAGVDPQIMGTGPIPASRKALEKAGWSVGDLDLVEANEAFAAQAIAVNRDMGWDPAIVNVNGGAIAIGHPIGASGCRILNTLLFEMQRRDAKKGLAALCIGGGMGVALCLERP; encoded by the coding sequence ATGACCAAAGCTGTAATCGTATCCGCTGCCCGGACCCCCGTGGGCAGTTTCCTCGGGTCCTATGCGAATCTGCCGGCGCATGACCTTGGCGCCATCGTCCTGAAGGCCATCGTCGAGCGGGCCGGCATCGATCCTTCCGAAGTGTCCGAAACCATTCTCGGCCAGGTGCTGACCGCCGCCCAGGGCCAGAACCCCGGTCGCCAGGCGCATATCAAGGCCGGCTATCCGCAGGGCTCCGCCGCCTGGGTCATCAACCAGGTCTGCGGCTCGGGCCTGCGCTCGGTGGCGCTGGCGGCGCAGCAGGTGCTTTTGGGCGACGCCACCGTGGTCGCGGCGGGCGGCCAGGAATCGATGTCGCTGGCGTCGCATGCCGCCTATATCCGCGCCGGGCAGAAGATGGGCGACCTGAAGATGCTCGACACCATGATCAAGGACGGGCTCTGGGACGCCTTCCACGACTACCACATGGGCACCACGGCCGAGAACGTGGCGACGAAATGGGGCATCACCCGCGCCGAGCAGGACGAATTCGCCGTGGCCTCGCAGAACAAGGCCGAGGCGGCGCAGAAGGCCGGGAAATTCGCCGATGAGATCGTGCCGGTGACCATCAAGACCCGCAAGGGCGACACCGTGGTCGATGCCGACGAATACATCCGCCACGGCGCCACGCTGGAAGCCATGCAGAAGCTGCGCCCCGCCTTCAGCAAGGAGGGCACGGTGACCGCCGCCAACGCTTCGGGCCTGAACGACGGCGCCGCCGCGGTGCTGGTGATGGCCGAGGACGAGGCCGCCCGCCGCGGGCTGACGCCGCTGGCGCGCATCGCCTCCTATGCGACCGCCGGTGTCGACCCGCAGATCATGGGCACCGGCCCGATCCCGGCCAGCCGCAAGGCGCTGGAAAAGGCCGGCTGGTCGGTCGGCGATCTGGACCTGGTCGAGGCGAACGAGGCCTTTGCCGCCCAGGCCATCGCCGTCAACCGCGACATGGGCTGGGATCCGGCGATCGTGAACGTCAACGGCGGCGCCATCGCCATCGGCCACCCGATCGGCGCCTCGGGCTGCCGCATCCTGAACACGCTGCTGTTCGAAATGCAGCGCCGCGATGCCAAGAAGGGCCTGGCCGCGCTGTGCATCGGCGGCGGCATGGGCGTCGCCCTGTGCCTGGAACGTCCCTGA